ACTTGCCTCAGATGATCATCAGTGACATTAGGATCCAAATTACCAACAAAAATCTGCAATTAAGATTCAAAGTCACAAACAAGTTGGAAAGAAAGCAGTTTTTACATTGAAAGAAGTACGCACAGTTGTATTATTTGGATCATTCTCATTCTGTGAACCTTGAGGTTGAGAATTCTGATATGAAGCTGCATTTTCAAAATAGAAGTGAAGTAAAAAGATGAATTATCTAAAACACGGATGGAAAAATCACCAAGAACAAAtagcaaaacaaaaatagagGAATCATATACCAAATAATATTGTAATAACTAAAGGTGAAACTTATTTAGTGTTCAATCTCAGGAACAACAAAATTAGCCAGTGCCTTACTTTTCCAAGCACCACAGAtcttcaaataagaaaagataaatatacACAACAATAGAAATGAAATTATAAGTAAACAATATATAAACAAATCAGTCAGTTAACATGAGCAATATATACAACAATAAGATAGAGGTCAAAGTTGAGAATCAACAACTTGGTTAGTACCATTCATGCACCACAAACCTTCAGAAAAGCAGTTGGACACCATCCAATATAAATGAAATCAGTAGAAAAGTTTGAGTGTGCATTTAGATTATCAGAGTAAATACAACAAAGATAGCGGTAATATAGTGACAATGGCAGAATAGAGGCACAGTTACAACTAAAGTAGTCATGGTAACTGATAAACAGAAAATATCTAATCTAAAATCACAAGCACCACAAGATAATATTACTGGTCCAGCCAAGCAGAAAATATCTAAAATCCAAAATGACAAGGAAAAAGGAAGGTGAAGATGGAATGggagaagaatgaagaaaaaaaacataaagtaaAGCCTAGAGATACAACCTTGAACTTGATCATATTGGCAATCCTATATCTAAAATTTTCCAGCacttgagaagaagaaaaagatatcaaTAGCAGGTTCTAAAGACCATGCTAACTGAAAGGAATGAGCAATGTAAAGTAAAATACAACTTCAATTGCATGGCATTGCGCTTAGAAATTGGGAATAACTGAATGGGAATAGAACCTAATCAAGAAAATATGAAACCACACGACAACACAAACATAACCAGCCAGCAAAAGTGTAGTTTCTGGAAAATCAGTAATAAACACTGGCACTAAACATTTTTTCCTCGTGGACTAGACATTGGAAACTGAAATTAATAGGCATTTGATAGAAGAACAGAAGAAATtactaaaacataaataagGTCTTCTTTGGCACAAGGGAACGCTAACAAAGAAAGTCAAAGATGTAGTTCTTATGACAAACTAACAGGAGTAAATTAAAGGAGCGAGGTTAAGAATGGATGactgaaaaaataattagcGAGAGAAGTTGCAATGTAATTTGAGTAAAAACTCAACCAACAACTGGAATGAAAAGAACTTGAAACTGTAGGCGAAAAAGAAAATGCCACAAAAAATAACGGGCAAAACATAAACGGATAACTGACCTAAGCAAGGATATGCACTAAAATGGTAACCATTTCAGCTGAAATCAGTTCCAGGCTCCGGGATGACAGAGCCTCTTGACACCCTGCTTCGAGACAACATGAGTTctataagattttattattatatataatttattttgcccAAATTTTTAAAGGAAATTGCAGGAAGAAATGAGTTTGACTGCGAATCTTCAAGTGTGTAACTGAAAAGAATCAAAACTTAATAACATTTAGCATACACCAAAAACAACATTCTGAGACACAGCATTAAATTCAACCAGTATCACTCATCTAACAAGGACAGCTCAATTTTCCCTTAAGCAGCATATGAAAGAGATATTTGCAGCAAAAAGAACAAACAAGATAAAGAAAGAGACATACCTTTGGGCTGGGACTGAGTGGTGGGGGTTTTATTAGAGGCGGGTCCAATCCTCATGGGTCTTGTTGAGCAAAGAACCCCTTGCATCTCAGTCATAGCCCTCACTTGCTCACTCTCATCTGAAAACCTTACAAAGCCATATCCCTTGGTCCGGCCAGTTAGCCTATCAATGACAACTTTTGCACCCTTCACCGAGTTATAACGAGCCCTAAATGTCTCCTGAAGAAGATAATCAGTAACATCTGCAGCCAAGTCACCAACAAATATGGTGTAATCTGGAGAATCGTCGTGGCGCGACCTCTCACCAGCACTAAAAGTTGCCCAATTCAACCTGAAACTCTGCCCCCCATTTGGCATTATTGCCCCATTATATGTTTGAAGAATTCTCTCAGCTCCAGCACGACTATTAAACTCAATAAACCCATAACCTTCAGATTGACTAGTTTGCTTGTTTCGAATTACTTTAACCGATGTAACCTACAATAAAACAGAACAAACATTTAGTATCACGACAGAACATTTGCATGTCTAGCTCAATACAAGTTTTAAACTAACAAGTAcatatgtttaaaaaaacatagaacAGACAAACAGAAAACCATATTCACCTTTGTAGAACACATTTATTACCACAACCGAGCATTCATGCGTCTAACTCAATACACAATTCAAACTAACAATTGCACGTGTTTAAAAAACCTAAAACAGACATACCGAAAACCAGATTCAACTTTGTCGAACACATTTATTATCACAACAGAACATCTAACTCAATACAAAACTAGAACGGACAAAGAACCATCTTCGACTTTGTCGAACACAAATAAAACTGAATGAATACAAAATCCAACCTAAAATGCTACAAAACCCACACCTCAGTATCATAACAGAACACTCTTACACCTAAGCATAAATCAACAAGTACGggcatttaaaacaaaatctagaaAGGTTCTAATTTCATGCTGCAGAAAACCCTAACCAATTTAGCCAAAAACAGCTAACAATACAAACCACCAAAattcaatacaaaaattaaacctTCAATCCACCAAAAACCGACACTTCAGTATCACAACGACAGAACAGCCGCACGTCTAAATCAATACCAAATTCAAACCACGATTAACACAGCAGAAATCCCT
The nucleotide sequence above comes from Glycine soja cultivar W05 chromosome 11, ASM419377v2, whole genome shotgun sequence. Encoded proteins:
- the LOC114372996 gene encoding polyadenylate-binding protein RBP45-like isoform X2 — its product is MMQQPGPGMAPPTMGQQPPQQYQQPPPQQQQPYVMMPPQAQAPQAMWAPSAQPPPQQQPASADEVRTLWIGDLQYWMDENYLYTCFAHTGEVTSVKVIRNKQTSQSEGYGFIEFNSRAGAERILQTYNGAIMPNGGQSFRLNWATFSAGERSRHDDSPDYTIFVGDLAADVTDYLLQETFRARYNSVKGAKVVIDRLTGRTKGYGFVRFSDESEQVRAMTEMQGVLCSTRPMRIGPASNKTPTTQSQPKASYQNSQPQGSQNENDPNNTTIFVGNLDPNVTDDHLRQVFSQYGELVHVKIPAGKRCGFVQFADR
- the LOC114372996 gene encoding polyadenylate-binding protein RBP45B-like isoform X3, with the translated sequence MMQQPGPGMAPPTMGQQPPQQYQQPPPQQQQPYVMMPPQAQAPQAMWAPSAQPPPQQQPASADEVRTLWIGDLQYWMDENYLYTCFAHTGEVTSVKVIRNKQTSQSEGYGFIEFNSRAGAERILQTYNGAIMPNGGQSFRLNWATFSAGERSRHDDSPDYTIFVGDLAADVTDYLLQETFRARYNSVKGAKVVIDRLTGRTKGYGFVRFSDESEQVRAMTEMQGVLCSTRPMRIGPASNKTPTTQSQPKGCQEALSSRSLELISAEMVTILVHILA